CAAATCAACAAAAGAACACACACCCAAGTGACAAGACTTTGTTGCCCTTTAGGCATTGTATGATCTACTGGCTTCCTCCCTGTCAAAAGCTCCAGAAGAACAACTCCAAAGCTGTAAACATCACTTTTCTGAGTTATCTGCCCTGTCATGGCATACCTGAACATAAAGCAAAAGATCTGATGAGAGAAGGAAAATAGGTTTCACCACTACTGTAATCTGAAAATTTAGGCGAGCTACCCAAAAAGAAGAAGGAACTCCTAGAGGCAGTCATTTGAATTGATGGTACTCTACAAATTAAGGTAATACAAGCCTTACCAAATATGAAGTTTAAAATTTATATCGCACAACTATATGTGATTTTGGAAAAAGTGCTTTGAAGGTTTTACGGTAAGTGTATCAAAAAGGGAGAAAGGGGCTTACTCTGGTGCATGATAGCCAAATGTTCCCAGTACTCTAGTTGAATGCAGTCGAGCTGCTGTGTCGGAAGACTGACTCGACAAGTTGAAATCAGCGATTTTGGACATAAAATCATCGAACAGTAAGACATTGCTTGATCTCACGTCGCGATGAACAATGGGAGGGTTAACCTTTTCGTGTAAATACTCTAGGCCTTTTGCTGCACCATGAGCAATTTTAACTCTCTGGTTCCAATTCAGAACTGGACCTGGTTCAGCCCCTTGTACACCTTTCCTTCCTGCAGCAGCAAAAAATGACTAAAAGTGAATTAGCTGTcacatttttatgaaaaaaaaaaagaaaagaaaaaagaccATCACTCTACTAATCACATACCATGCAAAATATCATGTAGTGAGCCCATTGCTGCATACTGATATACCAAGATTCGGTTATTTGCTTCCAAACAGTATCCCATCAACTCCAAAAAGTGCTCATGCTTAAGTCTTGAAACTATTGACAACTGCAACAAGAAGAATGGCGAAACTGCATCAAAATAAATCCTCAAATACAAACATTTTGTGAGGGCTAATGCTCAGAATCTCACCTGAGCTGCAAAATCTGAGTCAGGTTCTTGCGAAGAACCAGTGTCGAGCTTCTTTATCGCTGCAGCCTGGCCATTGCTTAACTTCGCATAGAAAACCCGGCCATAAGAACCTTCTCCAATCAATGCTTTCGAGCCAAAGTGACCAGTCAATCTATTTAACTCGTCCAGGGACAAAACTGGAGTTTCTATAGGTAAGACCTTCTGTGGAGCTCCGCTTCTCACTGCGTTGGGACTCCTATGATCTCCTCTCTCAGTACCTGAATTACAAGGAAGACAGTATGATACGACTACAAACAGCCAACAGGCAACAAAAACTGTAGTATGATACGACTAATTTCCTCTGGTGAGTCAATAGCTAGTCCTTACAAAACCATTATTGCTGTGTTTAGGAGGATGGATTTTGAGCCTTGGATTTTTGGTTTTTTAGAAAAACCAGATACAAAGATGTATTGAATTTGATTGAAATTCACACAATTCCAAATACAAGGATGGATACTAACACCAGGTTTCGAACAGAATATTTTGTTATTTCCCCAAATTTTTCCTTCAAATTTTCAACCCAGCACTGGGGATGGATGTTTACTCAAATGGGCATGGAAAATTAAGGAGCTAAAGACCAAGTGGAAcgtaaaaattaataaattagcATAGTTTATGCAAATCAATTACCACCGTATGGATTTCCCCCTCTTGGCGGAGCTGTATTTTGGTTGGCAGGCGGGCCATTATTTTCCTCCTCCGCACCTCCGCAGCAAAACATAGCTCAGGCCGTAGGCTTTGCAAAAATCTCAACAACCCATCAACAGCAAAAGCTCTCCAATGTAATTAGTACAAGAAAATTCCTGAAATTCAAACCAATTCAACCCATAGAAATCAGATTTGGGTATTTGGGTTCCTTCCCCCACCACCTCTCCTGAAGTGCTAAAACATcccaaatccaaaaccaaaaccaacatAATAACACAGGATCGGATTTTTGTTTGGCAAGCGGGAAACCGGAAGAAAATTGGCAGAATAACCCCTTACCCACGAAGCTAAATCGGGCTCTAACGCTTACCCTTAAATAACAGATTTCACATTAAATCCTACGATTCTCAGCAAACAAAAACAAAGCGTAGGGAAATTTATCGATTTTTTCAAATATCAGGAAATCAATTAAATTTAATGTAATGAAGAAACGTTAATGCACCACGATAACCATAAATATTTTTTTCGTTTATTGAGAATGATTCGTGCGATTGGGAGCAAATGATAAGGAAACAATcaatcaaatgaaaaaaaaaaaaggaagaaaaaaagggTGAATCGAAGAACTctgtatgt
This Malania oleifera isolate guangnan ecotype guangnan chromosome 11, ASM2987363v1, whole genome shotgun sequence DNA region includes the following protein-coding sequences:
- the LOC131168281 gene encoding probable protein kinase At2g41970 isoform X1, producing MFCCGGAEEENNGPPANQNTAPPRGGNPYGGTERGDHRSPNAVRSGAPQKVLPIETPVLSLDELNRLTGHFGSKALIGEGSYGRVFYAKLSNGQAAAIKKLDTGSSQEPDSDFAAQLSIVSRLKHEHFLELMGYCLEANNRILVYQYAAMGSLHDILHGRKGVQGAEPGPVLNWNQRVKIAHGAAKGLEYLHEKVNPPIVHRDVRSSNVLLFDDFMSKIADFNLSSQSSDTAARLHSTRVLGTFGYHAPEYAMTGQITQKSDVYSFGVVLLELLTGRKPVDHTMPKGQQSLVTWATPRLSEDKVKQCVDPKLNSDYPPKAVAKLAAVAALCVQYEADFRPNMTIVVKAIQPLLSSRPAGADPHA
- the LOC131168281 gene encoding probable protein kinase At2g41970 isoform X3; translated protein: MFCCGGAEEENNGPPANQNTAPPRGGNPYGTERGDHRSPNAVRSGAPQKVLPIETPVLSLDELNRLTGHFGSKALIGEGSYGRVFYAKLSNGQAAAIKKLDTGSSQEPDSDFAAQLSIVSRLKHEHFLELMGYCLEANNRILVYQYAAMGSLHDILHGRKGVQGAEPGPVLNWNQRVKIAHGAAKGLEYLHEKVNPPIVHRDVRSSNVLLFDDFMSKIADFNLSSQSSDTAARLHSTRVLGTFGYHAPEYAMTGQITQKSDVYSFGVVLLELLTGRKPVDHTMPKGQQSLVTWATPRLSEDKVKQCVDPKLNSDYPPKAVAKLAAVAALCVQYEADFRPNMTIVVKAIQPLLSSRPAGADPHA
- the LOC131168281 gene encoding probable protein kinase At2g41970 isoform X2 — translated: MFCCGGAEEENNGPPANQNTAPPRGGNPYGGSGTERGDHRSPNAVRSGAPQKVLPIETPVLSLDELNRLTGHFGSKALIGEGSYGRVFYAKLSNGQAAAIKKLDTGSSQEPDSDFAAQLSIVSRLKHEHFLELMGYCLEANNRILVYQYAAMGSLHDILHGRKGVQGAEPGPVLNWNQRVKIAHGAAKGLEYLHEKVNPPIVHRDVRSSNVLLFDDFMSKIADFNLSSQSSDTAARLHSTRVLGTFGYHAPEYAMTGQITQKSDVYSFGVVLLELLTGRKPVDHTMPKGQQSLVTWATPRLSEDKVKQCVDPKLNSDYPPKAVAKLAAVAALCVQYEADFRPNMTIVVKAIQPLLSSRPAGADPHA